A stretch of Nitrospirota bacterium DNA encodes these proteins:
- a CDS encoding SDR family oxidoreductase: MRILITGGAGFLGSHLSDMLLQSGHSVICMDNLLTGRMDNLAHLLGHERFSFIKYDVCDYLHVEGPLDAVMHFASPASPQDYMEFPIATMKVGAMGTHKVLGLARAKGARFILASTSEVYGDPLVNPQPETYWGNVNPISPRGVYDEAKRFAEAMTMAFHRYHGVDTRIVRIFNTFGPRMRPHDGRVVSNFIVQALQGKPLSVFGDGLQTRSFCYVDDLARGIISLLMLDSDKTPEQRTDRKFLVSGNTGAETASMHEPVNIGNPRELTVMEIAKLVLELTRSSSQITHHPLPADDPKVRRPDISRARALLNWEPQVPLEDALLRTIDYFKKVI; encoded by the coding sequence ATGCGCATTCTCATCACAGGCGGAGCCGGATTTCTCGGGAGTCATCTCTCCGACATGCTGTTGCAGAGCGGCCATTCCGTGATCTGCATGGACAATCTCCTCACCGGACGCATGGACAACCTGGCCCATCTGCTCGGGCATGAGCGGTTCTCCTTCATTAAATACGACGTCTGCGATTACCTTCATGTCGAAGGGCCCCTCGATGCGGTGATGCACTTTGCGTCGCCTGCCAGTCCTCAGGATTACATGGAGTTCCCGATTGCGACGATGAAGGTCGGGGCCATGGGAACACATAAAGTATTGGGGTTGGCTCGGGCAAAAGGCGCGCGGTTTATTCTTGCCAGTACCTCGGAAGTCTATGGTGATCCTCTAGTGAATCCCCAGCCGGAAACCTACTGGGGGAATGTGAACCCCATTAGTCCCCGTGGGGTCTACGATGAGGCTAAACGGTTTGCCGAAGCCATGACCATGGCCTTTCATCGCTACCATGGGGTCGATACCAGAATCGTGCGGATCTTTAATACCTTCGGCCCCCGCATGCGGCCGCATGATGGCCGGGTTGTCTCCAATTTTATCGTCCAGGCGCTCCAGGGGAAGCCGCTCAGCGTGTTCGGCGACGGGCTCCAGACCAGGAGTTTTTGTTACGTCGATGACCTGGCCCGAGGCATTATCTCCTTGCTTATGCTGGACTCGGACAAGACGCCTGAGCAGCGGACGGATCGCAAGTTTCTAGTCTCGGGGAATACAGGCGCCGAGACGGCCAGCATGCATGAGCCGGTGAATATCGGAAACCCGCGCGAACTCACGGTGATGGAGATCGCGAAACTGGTGTTGGAGCTCACTCGCTCATCGAGCCAGATCACCCATCATCCCTTGCCGGCCGATGATCCGAAAGTCAGACGGCCGGACATTTCTCGGGCGCGCGCGCTACTGAACTGGGAACCCCAAGTGCCGCTTGAAGATGCCCTCCTTCGCACGATCGACTACTTCAAAAAAGTCATCTAG
- a CDS encoding LuxR C-terminal-related transcriptional regulator: protein MSNSSLPADPTESLADQRAGSGIVVLSASMQLLHMNRQASELSKQINAVEQGGGGLKSAHGVLPTALTELCGEIIKALHVRTEAKDWEHFEIKRVAGNPEQPILLRGFGLPDRGGVQHARLVVTLEELARRQQLNTDQAKEKFQLTNREQSVVEHLAKGWTNKEIANTLQITEQTVKEHIKHIMRKTNSTTRTGILVQIFNS, encoded by the coding sequence ATGAGTAATTCATCACTCCCCGCAGACCCAACAGAAAGCCTCGCCGATCAACGAGCGGGCTCAGGGATTGTGGTCCTCTCCGCCTCCATGCAACTCCTCCATATGAATCGTCAGGCCTCAGAACTGTCGAAGCAGATCAACGCAGTAGAGCAGGGAGGGGGAGGGCTGAAATCTGCCCATGGAGTCCTGCCAACAGCACTGACAGAGCTCTGCGGGGAAATCATCAAGGCCCTCCATGTCCGAACTGAAGCCAAGGATTGGGAACATTTCGAGATCAAGCGCGTGGCAGGCAATCCGGAACAGCCAATCCTGTTGCGGGGGTTCGGGCTGCCAGACCGGGGCGGGGTGCAGCATGCGAGACTCGTCGTCACATTGGAAGAGTTGGCCAGACGCCAACAGCTCAACACAGACCAGGCCAAGGAAAAGTTTCAATTAACGAATCGTGAGCAATCCGTCGTTGAGCATCTGGCCAAAGGATGGACCAACAAAGAGATCGCCAATACCCTGCAGATTACCGAGCAGACCGTGAAAGAACACATCAAACACATCATGCGAAAAACTAACTCCACAACCAGAACCGGAATCCTCGTTCAAATCTTCAACTCGTAA
- the pyrR gene encoding bifunctional pyr operon transcriptional regulator/uracil phosphoribosyltransferase PyrR, protein MTRNDRPQERLIMDAGDIARAVTRIAHEILERNKGIQNLALVGIRTGGVHLAHRLVKRIQEIESASVPIGELDITLYRDDLSLRKEQPILRMTSVPFDISDKVIVLVDDVLFTGRTIRAAMDGLIDLGRPAEIQLAVLVDRGHRQLPIKATYIGKNIPTSREEDIQVLLEEQGEDDRVVILKA, encoded by the coding sequence ATGACCCGGAACGATCGACCCCAGGAACGGCTGATTATGGATGCGGGAGACATCGCTAGGGCTGTGACCCGTATCGCGCACGAGATTCTCGAACGGAATAAAGGCATCCAGAATCTGGCGTTGGTCGGGATCAGGACCGGCGGGGTGCATCTGGCCCATCGGCTGGTGAAACGGATCCAAGAGATCGAATCGGCTTCCGTGCCGATCGGTGAGTTGGACATTACCCTCTACCGGGACGATCTGTCGCTGCGGAAGGAACAACCGATTCTCCGCATGACGTCGGTTCCGTTCGATATTTCCGACAAGGTGATCGTGCTGGTGGATGACGTGTTGTTCACGGGGCGAACGATCCGCGCGGCGATGGACGGGTTGATCGATTTGGGACGGCCGGCGGAGATTCAGCTGGCGGTGCTGGTCGACCGGGGCCATCGGCAGCTGCCGATCAAGGCGACCTATATCGGGAAAAACATTCCGACGTCCCGGGAAGAGGACATTCAAGTGTTATTGGAAGAGCAAGGCGAGGATGATCGGGTCGTGATTCTCAAGGCCTGA
- the carA gene encoding glutamine-hydrolyzing carbamoyl-phosphate synthase small subunit has protein sequence MKQALLALADGTLFEGRALGYEGEAVGEVVFNTAMTGYQEVLTDPSYKGQIITMTCPHIGNYGVTPEDIESRKIWAEGFVVKEASTLASNWRSKQQLQAYLQEAKIVGIEGLDTRALTRHLREHGSQQGLITHVETDARRAVAKAKAAPSIIGRDLATTVTCETAYQWTEGSGEWIPSLGDKPRAAATKRWHVVAYDFGVKQNILRQLVDAGCNVTVVPASTTAKQVASLRPDGIFLSNGPGDPEGVSYAIESVRQLIGQYPLFGICLGHQILGLALGLKTYKLKFGHHGANHPVMNLRTRQVEITSQNHNFAVQVTQPITSVPDRPPVIETTFGKVAVTHVSLNDHSIEGLACVDRPVFSVQYHPEASPGPHDSGYLFAEFIQLMEKHHV, from the coding sequence GTGAAACAAGCATTGTTGGCATTGGCGGATGGCACGCTCTTCGAGGGGCGCGCCTTGGGCTATGAAGGGGAGGCGGTCGGCGAAGTCGTGTTTAATACGGCCATGACCGGCTATCAGGAAGTCTTGACCGATCCCTCCTATAAAGGACAGATCATCACGATGACCTGTCCTCACATCGGCAACTACGGGGTGACGCCGGAGGATATCGAGTCGCGGAAGATCTGGGCCGAAGGGTTTGTCGTCAAAGAGGCCAGCACGCTCGCCAGCAACTGGCGCAGCAAGCAGCAGTTACAAGCCTATCTTCAGGAAGCGAAGATCGTCGGCATCGAGGGGCTGGATACCAGGGCTCTCACGCGCCATCTGCGTGAACATGGTTCACAGCAGGGCCTCATTACCCATGTCGAGACGGACGCCCGTCGAGCTGTGGCCAAGGCCAAGGCGGCCCCTAGCATCATTGGCCGGGATCTCGCGACCACCGTCACCTGCGAGACAGCCTATCAATGGACAGAGGGATCGGGTGAATGGATTCCTTCGCTCGGAGACAAGCCCCGCGCGGCTGCGACCAAGCGCTGGCATGTCGTTGCCTATGATTTCGGCGTGAAGCAGAATATCCTTCGTCAGCTCGTGGATGCCGGGTGCAATGTGACCGTCGTGCCGGCTTCGACGACGGCGAAACAGGTGGCGTCCCTCAGACCGGACGGCATTTTCCTCTCGAACGGTCCTGGAGATCCGGAAGGCGTGTCCTATGCGATCGAATCGGTGCGGCAACTGATCGGCCAGTATCCGCTCTTTGGTATTTGTTTAGGCCATCAGATTCTCGGCCTCGCGTTGGGGCTCAAGACCTATAAGTTGAAGTTCGGCCATCATGGGGCGAACCATCCGGTCATGAACCTGCGCACGAGACAGGTCGAGATCACCTCGCAGAACCATAATTTCGCGGTGCAAGTCACGCAGCCGATCACATCTGTGCCGGATCGCCCGCCCGTGATTGAGACAACATTCGGGAAAGTTGCGGTAACCCATGTGAGTCTGAACGACCATTCGATCGAAGGATTGGCCTGTGTGGATCGTCCGGTGTTTTCGGTACAATATCATCCGGAGGCCTCTCCCGGGCCCCATGACTCTGGTTACTTATTTGCCGAGTTTATTCAGCTGATGGAGAAACATCATGTATAG
- a CDS encoding aspartate carbamoyltransferase catalytic subunit: MSLKRKDLLSLAPLSVDEIKLILETADSFKEVTGREIKKVPALRGRTVVNLFFEPSTRTRTSFELAAKRLSADVINFSPSSSSVVKGETLLDTARNIEAMQADIIVLRHPSAGAAEALARGVKSSVINAGDGWHEHPTQGLLDLYTIRERGLSFEGLKVAIVGDVAHSRVARSNIHALVKLGAEVRVVGPPTMIPAGVEKLGVRVYYHLDEALRDVQVIMMLRLQLERQGKALFPTIREYARLYGLTSERVKLADPKVIVMHPGPINRGVEIAPEVADSLSSVILDQVANGVAVRMGILYLMSGAN, translated from the coding sequence ATGAGTCTCAAACGCAAAGACCTCTTGAGCCTGGCGCCCTTGTCGGTGGACGAGATCAAACTGATCTTGGAGACGGCCGATTCGTTCAAGGAAGTAACCGGGCGGGAAATCAAAAAAGTTCCGGCGCTCCGGGGCCGCACGGTGGTCAATCTCTTTTTCGAGCCCAGCACGAGGACGCGCACCTCGTTCGAGCTGGCGGCGAAACGGCTGAGCGCCGACGTGATCAACTTTTCGCCCTCCTCGAGCAGTGTCGTCAAAGGGGAAACGTTGCTCGATACCGCGCGCAATATCGAAGCGATGCAGGCGGATATTATCGTGCTGCGGCACCCTTCGGCCGGCGCAGCCGAGGCCCTGGCCCGCGGGGTGAAGTCCTCCGTGATCAATGCGGGAGACGGATGGCATGAGCATCCGACGCAAGGGCTGTTGGATCTTTACACGATTCGCGAACGGGGCCTGTCGTTCGAGGGGCTCAAGGTCGCGATTGTTGGCGATGTGGCCCATAGCCGGGTGGCCCGTTCGAACATTCACGCCTTGGTCAAGTTGGGAGCGGAAGTCCGGGTGGTGGGGCCTCCGACGATGATCCCGGCCGGGGTCGAGAAGCTGGGCGTGCGAGTCTACTACCACCTCGACGAGGCCTTGCGCGATGTGCAGGTCATTATGATGTTGCGTTTGCAGCTGGAGCGGCAGGGGAAAGCCCTGTTCCCGACCATTCGCGAATATGCGCGGCTCTACGGGTTGACGTCCGAGCGGGTCAAGCTGGCCGATCCTAAGGTGATCGTCATGCATCCCGGGCCGATCAATCGGGGGGTCGAGATCGCGCCGGAGGTGGCGGATAGTTTGTCGTCGGTGATCTTGGACCAGGTGGCGAACGGCGTGGCCGTTCGCATGGGTATTCTCTATCTCATGTCAGGAGCGAACTGA
- a CDS encoding PilZ domain-containing protein — MSTTFQKHNERAALLRPIPYEMTAPMDNRPASAHQGKALSVNISSGGMLLVMDQAPAIEQVMKVYVPTPITAAGIPTLAEVRWTRKLPFGNNDGTGSYFVGLKFVF, encoded by the coding sequence ATGTCGACGACTTTCCAGAAACACAATGAGCGGGCCGCGCTGTTGCGGCCGATTCCGTACGAGATGACTGCGCCGATGGACAATCGGCCTGCATCTGCTCATCAAGGGAAGGCTTTGTCGGTCAATATCAGTAGCGGGGGGATGCTGCTTGTGATGGATCAGGCCCCGGCAATCGAGCAAGTGATGAAGGTCTATGTTCCGACTCCCATCACCGCGGCAGGGATTCCGACCCTTGCGGAAGTGCGGTGGACGAGGAAATTGCCCTTCGGCAACAATGACGGGACTGGCTCGTATTTCGTCGGGCTCAAGTTTGTGTTTTAA
- a CDS encoding polymer-forming cytoskeletal protein, translating into MWQPEKQDTRRSPQSLSDMEGNIPSSPNTRPESNEAVVAFVGKGVEFKGMISYSGTVRIDGFLDGEIHTEGTLLVGEEAVLTAKVSAGTIVCMGKITGDVVAKEKIKLLAPAVLNGGVKTPMISVEDGVLFNGTLEMTQAIREVSREVPLRSVDDSDVATIRRANA; encoded by the coding sequence ATGTGGCAGCCGGAGAAACAGGATACGAGACGTTCGCCGCAATCCCTTTCAGATATGGAGGGCAATATCCCTTCATCTCCGAATACCAGGCCTGAGTCGAACGAAGCCGTCGTGGCCTTTGTCGGAAAAGGCGTCGAATTCAAGGGCATGATCTCCTACAGCGGGACCGTGCGGATCGATGGATTCCTCGATGGAGAGATCCACACCGAAGGGACCTTGCTCGTGGGAGAAGAAGCCGTCCTCACGGCCAAGGTGAGCGCAGGCACCATCGTGTGCATGGGGAAGATCACCGGCGATGTCGTGGCCAAAGAGAAGATCAAGCTGCTCGCCCCCGCCGTGCTCAATGGCGGAGTGAAGACGCCGATGATCTCCGTCGAAGACGGCGTGCTCTTCAACGGGACGCTGGAGATGACGCAGGCCATCCGGGAAGTGTCACGCGAAGTGCCACTCCGCTCCGTCGATGATTCCGATGTCGCAACCATCAGACGAGCCAATGCCTAA
- a CDS encoding polymer-forming cytoskeletal protein, with amino-acid sequence MWAFGKNQQGTATSQEDFTFLGKDVVFKGVLTLQGSVRVDGQFEGELHSTGTVTVGELAIVRGNIKARVLITSGKIKGDITASEKVMIMSPGMLIGDVRTPSISIEGGAHFHGLSNMGADTWVEGHNAADERIHDLAAHRGRLRAPDY; translated from the coding sequence ATGTGGGCGTTCGGAAAAAACCAGCAAGGGACAGCGACAAGCCAGGAAGATTTCACGTTCTTAGGAAAAGACGTGGTCTTCAAAGGCGTCCTGACCCTACAAGGCAGTGTCCGGGTTGACGGCCAATTTGAAGGCGAACTCCACTCGACCGGAACCGTGACGGTCGGAGAACTCGCGATCGTCAGGGGCAACATCAAGGCGAGAGTCTTGATCACGAGCGGCAAGATCAAGGGCGATATCACGGCCTCGGAAAAGGTCATGATCATGAGCCCTGGGATGCTCATCGGCGATGTCCGCACCCCGTCGATTTCCATTGAGGGAGGCGCGCACTTCCACGGCCTGTCCAATATGGGGGCCGATACATGGGTCGAAGGCCACAATGCGGCAGACGAGAGGATTCACGACCTCGCCGCGCACCGCGGACGGCTGCGCGCGCCAGACTACTAA
- a CDS encoding glutamate-5-semialdehyde dehydrogenase, producing MLSDQSNQAETSVESIEATGVEEVVALIPIPEYVNELVTRAKQAAVRLATLSTATKNRALLAMAEALEEHKDALLAANELDLEAFGTEPEKKAMADRLRLTEERIVEMAVGLREVAALPDPLGTMPKMWTRPNGMQVGRVRVPIGVIGIIYESRPNVTADSAALCLKSGNVCVLRGGSEAIHSNTAIATVLSDAAEKAGVPAGAITFVARPERELVPLLLKQDRYIDLIIPRGGESLMKVVTEHATIPVIKHDAGVCHIYVDGDADPAMAERVCFNSKVQRPSTCNAVETLLVHQGIARNWLAPFIEKLVEAKVEVRGCPKTCQLSSSAKPASDDDFGKEFLDLTVAVKVVKNIDEAMEHIAKYGSRHTEAIVTSDYPKAMRFLREVDASAVLVNASTRLNDGYQFGLGAEIGISTSRIHARGPMGLEELTCFKFIVLGSGQVRE from the coding sequence ATGTTGTCTGACCAAAGCAACCAGGCGGAAACGTCGGTCGAATCCATCGAAGCGACGGGCGTGGAAGAGGTGGTTGCCCTCATCCCCATTCCAGAATATGTCAATGAATTGGTCACCCGAGCCAAGCAGGCCGCAGTTCGGCTGGCGACGCTGTCAACGGCTACGAAGAACCGGGCTCTCTTGGCGATGGCCGAGGCATTGGAAGAGCATAAAGACGCGCTGCTTGCCGCCAATGAGCTGGATCTGGAGGCCTTTGGGACTGAGCCGGAGAAGAAGGCGATGGCGGACCGGCTGCGTCTGACGGAGGAGCGAATCGTCGAGATGGCTGTGGGCCTGCGCGAAGTGGCGGCGCTCCCTGACCCGCTCGGTACCATGCCGAAGATGTGGACGAGGCCGAATGGCATGCAGGTGGGGCGAGTGCGGGTTCCGATCGGCGTCATCGGCATTATTTACGAGTCCCGTCCGAACGTCACGGCTGATTCCGCCGCCCTCTGTTTGAAGTCCGGGAATGTCTGTGTACTCCGTGGCGGGAGCGAGGCGATCCATTCCAATACGGCGATTGCGACGGTCCTTTCGGACGCGGCGGAAAAGGCCGGCGTCCCGGCCGGGGCGATCACCTTTGTCGCGCGGCCTGAGCGTGAGCTGGTGCCTCTTCTGCTGAAGCAGGATCGCTACATCGATTTGATTATTCCACGCGGCGGCGAATCGCTGATGAAGGTCGTCACCGAACATGCCACGATCCCTGTCATCAAACACGATGCCGGCGTCTGTCACATCTATGTCGATGGCGATGCCGATCCGGCCATGGCCGAGCGTGTTTGTTTCAACTCCAAGGTGCAGCGGCCCTCGACCTGCAATGCGGTGGAAACCCTCTTAGTTCATCAGGGCATTGCGCGCAACTGGCTCGCGCCGTTCATTGAGAAGTTGGTCGAGGCCAAGGTTGAAGTCCGCGGTTGCCCGAAGACCTGTCAGTTGTCATCCTCGGCCAAGCCAGCGAGCGACGATGATTTCGGAAAGGAATTCCTCGACCTCACCGTGGCAGTCAAAGTGGTCAAGAACATCGATGAGGCGATGGAGCATATTGCCAAGTATGGTTCACGCCATACGGAAGCCATTGTGACCTCCGACTATCCCAAGGCCATGCGGTTCTTGCGGGAGGTCGATGCCAGCGCGGTGTTAGTGAACGCCTCGACCAGGCTGAATGACGGCTATCAATTCGGGCTGGGCGCGGAAATCGGGATCAGCACGTCCCGCATCCATGCGCGGGGTCCGATGGGGCTGGAAGAATTAACCTGCTTCAAGTTTATCGTCTTGGGGAGCGGGCAAGTCCGCGAGTAG
- a CDS encoding dihydroorotase, translating to MAIHIAGGHVIDPGRFNGVADVLIDEGRIVAVGPNLKAPAGATKIDAKGRLVLPGFVDLHVHFREPGFEYKESIQSGAAAAVAGGFTSVCCMPNTNPVNDNQAITEFMLERAKAAGLANVFPIGAITKGSEGKELAEIGDLRRAGCVAISDDGKPVMNSLVMRRAMEYALAFDVPVVDHCEDLHLAEGGCMNEGVISTELGLPGMPSAAEDVMVARNVALAELTGARLHLAHISTEGSARMVREAKSRGLKVTAEACPHHFTITEETVRGYNTYAKMNPPLRTWKDVQAIKEGLRDGTIDVIATDHAPHATQEKQLGFAEAPFGIVGLETALPLTLALVEEGVLSLEAAVDKLSTAPAKVFGLAKGTLAVGADADVTIVDQHEQWEVDPAKFFSKSRNTPFAGWKVKGRVRTTIVGGRVVFEASRAEG from the coding sequence GTGGCTATTCACATTGCAGGTGGGCACGTGATCGATCCGGGACGGTTCAATGGCGTGGCCGATGTGTTGATCGATGAGGGGCGGATCGTGGCAGTGGGGCCTAACCTCAAAGCTCCGGCTGGCGCCACGAAGATTGATGCCAAGGGGCGGCTGGTCCTTCCCGGGTTCGTCGATCTCCATGTCCATTTCCGTGAGCCGGGTTTCGAATATAAAGAGTCGATCCAAAGCGGCGCGGCGGCGGCGGTGGCAGGTGGGTTCACCTCGGTCTGTTGCATGCCCAATACGAACCCCGTGAACGACAATCAGGCAATTACGGAATTCATGCTGGAGCGGGCGAAGGCGGCCGGGTTGGCGAATGTGTTTCCCATCGGCGCGATCACCAAAGGCTCGGAAGGCAAGGAGCTGGCGGAGATCGGCGACTTGCGGCGCGCCGGTTGTGTGGCCATCTCGGATGACGGGAAGCCGGTGATGAACAGTCTCGTGATGCGGCGCGCGATGGAATATGCCCTGGCCTTCGACGTGCCGGTGGTCGACCATTGTGAAGACCTGCACCTCGCCGAGGGGGGCTGCATGAACGAAGGAGTCATCTCGACCGAGTTGGGGCTCCCTGGCATGCCGTCCGCGGCGGAAGATGTGATGGTGGCGCGGAACGTCGCCTTGGCGGAACTGACGGGAGCCAGGCTGCATCTGGCCCATATCAGCACCGAGGGGTCGGCCAGGATGGTGCGGGAGGCCAAGTCCCGCGGACTGAAAGTCACAGCCGAGGCCTGCCCCCACCACTTCACGATCACAGAGGAAACGGTTCGAGGCTATAACACCTATGCGAAAATGAATCCTCCGCTCAGGACTTGGAAGGACGTGCAGGCGATCAAAGAAGGTCTGCGCGACGGCACCATCGATGTCATTGCCACGGACCATGCGCCTCACGCTACGCAGGAAAAACAACTGGGGTTTGCGGAAGCGCCCTTCGGCATCGTCGGATTGGAAACGGCCCTGCCTTTGACCCTTGCCTTGGTCGAGGAGGGGGTGTTGTCCCTGGAGGCGGCGGTCGATAAATTGAGCACGGCTCCCGCGAAGGTGTTCGGATTGGCCAAGGGCACCTTGGCAGTCGGGGCCGATGCCGACGTGACGATTGTGGATCAGCATGAACAATGGGAAGTGGATCCGGCCAAGTTCTTCTCAAAGAGCCGCAACACGCCCTTTGCCGGCTGGAAGGTGAAGGGGCGGGTGCGGACGACCATCGTAGGTGGCCGAGTGGTATTCGAGGCCAGTCGGGCGGAGGGTTAG
- a CDS encoding DUF4149 domain-containing protein — protein MLRSSRWGLICCLTCEWLALGIWVGGLLVLIGAVIPAVFNTFGGQDSGGFFLTKAFEGYNRFVIGALAVLCAGTWYRWWSGHQDVAVSRVEMGLLVGMTVIAGIIILWLHPLVASLQAQAFAVKEEAARKAAFEAFFRIHMPVRSLYMVNLVLGIVLTGIKAKRSLRRDGVVT, from the coding sequence GTGTTGCGCTCATCCCGTTGGGGGCTGATTTGTTGTCTGACCTGTGAATGGCTGGCGTTGGGCATCTGGGTCGGCGGGTTGCTGGTGCTCATCGGGGCGGTCATTCCAGCCGTCTTCAATACGTTCGGCGGGCAGGACTCAGGCGGGTTCTTTCTGACGAAAGCCTTTGAAGGTTATAATCGATTCGTGATCGGGGCTCTGGCGGTTCTGTGTGCCGGAACCTGGTATCGCTGGTGGAGTGGACATCAGGACGTGGCGGTCAGTCGGGTCGAGATGGGCTTGCTGGTGGGGATGACGGTGATCGCCGGCATCATCATTCTCTGGCTGCATCCGCTGGTTGCCTCGCTCCAGGCTCAGGCTTTTGCGGTGAAAGAGGAAGCGGCGCGGAAGGCGGCGTTCGAAGCATTCTTCCGTATCCATATGCCGGTCCGGTCGCTCTACATGGTCAATCTCGTACTGGGAATTGTGCTGACAGGAATCAAGGCCAAACGGTCGCTGCGGCGGGATGGAGTGGTGACGTGA
- the sppA gene encoding signal peptide peptidase SppA translates to MVIGLQAGCITVNLVEPSGPVQEVQLSGTGEGKVLVLDLSGVISSQDKDGLMPHPNMVALFKEELTRAAKDDKIKALVLRINSPGGTVTASDILYHELREFKLKKKVPVIASMMDVAASGGYYLAMAADSIWVHPSTVTGSIGVIMLTVNARGLLEKVGLEANAITSGPRKDMGSPFRVMTVEERAIFQSVIDSFYHRFLAVVQEGRPQLSSEQIKKLADGRIYSGDQAKAVGLIDEIGYLDDAIEMAKKKAGLTEARVVTYGHRGEYQNNIYSRLFGTSAGMAGFANLDLLSMVRGGTPQFMYLWMP, encoded by the coding sequence ATGGTTATAGGTCTGCAAGCCGGCTGCATCACGGTCAATCTGGTCGAGCCGTCGGGGCCGGTGCAGGAAGTGCAGCTGAGCGGTACGGGCGAGGGGAAAGTGCTGGTGCTCGATCTGTCGGGGGTCATTAGCTCGCAAGACAAAGACGGCCTCATGCCGCATCCCAATATGGTGGCCCTGTTCAAGGAAGAGCTGACGAGGGCCGCGAAGGACGACAAGATCAAAGCCCTGGTGCTTCGCATCAACAGTCCCGGTGGCACGGTGACCGCGTCGGACATTCTGTATCACGAGTTGCGGGAGTTCAAGCTCAAGAAGAAGGTGCCCGTGATCGCCTCGATGATGGATGTGGCGGCGTCAGGGGGCTATTACCTGGCCATGGCGGCGGACAGTATTTGGGTTCACCCCTCGACAGTGACGGGAAGTATCGGCGTGATCATGTTGACCGTCAATGCGCGAGGCCTGCTGGAAAAAGTGGGACTCGAAGCCAATGCCATCACGTCCGGTCCCCGCAAGGACATGGGTTCGCCCTTTCGGGTGATGACGGTTGAGGAGCGGGCCATCTTTCAAAGCGTGATCGATTCGTTTTATCACCGGTTTCTGGCTGTGGTGCAGGAGGGGCGGCCCCAACTGTCGTCCGAGCAGATTAAGAAACTGGCCGACGGGCGCATCTATTCAGGCGATCAGGCCAAGGCGGTGGGCTTGATCGATGAGATTGGATATCTGGATGACGCGATCGAGATGGCCAAGAAAAAAGCCGGCCTGACGGAGGCGCGGGTCGTGACCTATGGGCATAGGGGCGAGTATCAGAATAATATCTATTCCCGTTTGTTCGGGACGAGTGCCGGCATGGCCGGGTTCGCCAATTTAGATTTACTGTCGATGGTGCGGGGTGGGACGCCGCAGTTCATGTACCTTTGGATGCCGTAG